The Lycium barbarum isolate Lr01 chromosome 10, ASM1917538v2, whole genome shotgun sequence genome includes a region encoding these proteins:
- the LOC132614356 gene encoding uncharacterized protein LOC132614356 isoform X1: protein MLAEKNFNVHPYFEAMEDNFPLYQEAEMTQDAQRSDRSGPATSNLNKPTKRSILVPPDFDPMEDSLYQDAEVTLDVQRSDTSPFESHKAKEVAAVTRDVQRSPCESEKTNKVRGMNICKKVLRLKPGEKLRVTFYQNRVVGPNHTSFSRHLGLLVRDRNMCPLRVHSWLDIEEHKLEHMWKAVTEIFDNDDMIDHKSHVLQHMRKLWNNWRGSLHNKMKSKSLHEVLKDEPAGVEKSDLQWLVKEHFLSDKFKEETTRNSVYRSKVVMPHHTGSKPYREINYEMGGKDGNPPNMAIILFETHKKDDELVEPETIEKYAEIQELVQSELSLTNIEVVERCFGPQCKSHAVGFGGGITAKELKGGTTSKAALLEELKTTKKEKESLQIRMDILESKYERLERMLVRQPSSPPLDQELED from the exons ATGCTAGCTGAGAAAAATTTCAATGTGCACCCTTATTTTGAAGCAATGGAAGACAATTTCCCCCTCTATCAAGAAGCTGAAATGACTCAAGACGCTCAGAGAAGTGACAGAAGCGGTCCAGCAACTTCTAATCTAAATAAGCCAACAAAGAGAAGTATCCTTGTGCCTCCTGATTTTGATCCAATGGAAGACTCCCTTTATCAAGATGCTGAAGTGACTCTAGATGTTCAGAGAAGTGATACta GTCCATTTGAATCTCATAAGGCAAAAGAAGTGGCTGCAGTGACTCGAGATGTTCAGAGAA GTCCATGTGAATCTGAAAAGACAAATAAAGTGAGAGGAATGAACATTTGTAAGAAAGTTTTGCGACTGAAACCTGGAGAAAAGTTAAGAGTCACTTTCTACCAAAATCGAGTTGTTGGGCCGAATCACACCTCATTTTCTAGACACTTGGGTTTGCTAGTTCGTGATCGTAATATGTGCCCGCTGCGAGTACACTCATGGTTGGACATCGAAGAACATAAGCTTGAGCACATGTGGAAAGCTGTTACT GAAATATTTGACAATGATGACATGATTGATCATAAAAGTCATGTTCTGCAACATATGAGAAAACTTTGGAATAATTGGAGAGGATCATTGCACAACAAAATGAAATCGAAGTCGTTGCATGAGGTTCTAAAAGATGAGCCGGCAGGAGTAGAAAAGAGTGATTTGCAATGGTTGGTCAAGGAGCATTTCTTATCTGATAAATTTAAG GAAGAAACTACAAGAAACTCAGTCTATAGGTCTAAGGTAGTTATGCCTCATCATACGGGTAGCAAACCTTATAGGGAGATCAATTACGAAATG GGAGGCAAAGATGGTAATCCACCGAACATGGCAATTATTTTGTTTGAGACTCATAAGAAGGACGATGAGCTTGTCGAACCTGAAACCATCGAAAAATAT GCTGAAATCCAAGAGCTGGTACAATCTGAACTGTCTCTTACTAATATTGAGGTAGTGGAAAGGTGCTTTGGACCTCAATGCAAAAGTCATGCAGTTGGATTTGGGGGTGGGATAACCGCTAAGGAGTTGAAAGGTGGTACCACCTCAAAGGCTGCATTATTGGAAGAGCTTAAAACaactaaaaaagaaaaggaatcacTACAAATCCGCATGGATATTCTGGAGAGTAAATATGAACGGCTTGAACGTATGTTGGTTCGTCAGCCTTCATCACCTCCACTAG ATCAAGAACTTGAGGATTGA
- the LOC132614356 gene encoding uncharacterized protein LOC132614356 isoform X2: MLAEKNFNVHPYFEAMEDNFPLYQEAEMTQDAQRSDRSGPATSNLNKPTKRSILVPPDFDPMEDSLYQDAEVTLDVQRSPFESHKAKEVAAVTRDVQRSPCESEKTNKVRGMNICKKVLRLKPGEKLRVTFYQNRVVGPNHTSFSRHLGLLVRDRNMCPLRVHSWLDIEEHKLEHMWKAVTEIFDNDDMIDHKSHVLQHMRKLWNNWRGSLHNKMKSKSLHEVLKDEPAGVEKSDLQWLVKEHFLSDKFKEETTRNSVYRSKVVMPHHTGSKPYREINYEMGGKDGNPPNMAIILFETHKKDDELVEPETIEKYAEIQELVQSELSLTNIEVVERCFGPQCKSHAVGFGGGITAKELKGGTTSKAALLEELKTTKKEKESLQIRMDILESKYERLERMLVRQPSSPPLDQELED, encoded by the exons ATGCTAGCTGAGAAAAATTTCAATGTGCACCCTTATTTTGAAGCAATGGAAGACAATTTCCCCCTCTATCAAGAAGCTGAAATGACTCAAGACGCTCAGAGAAGTGACAGAAGCGGTCCAGCAACTTCTAATCTAAATAAGCCAACAAAGAGAAGTATCCTTGTGCCTCCTGATTTTGATCCAATGGAAGACTCCCTTTATCAAGATGCTGAAGTGACTCTAGATGTTCAGAGAA GTCCATTTGAATCTCATAAGGCAAAAGAAGTGGCTGCAGTGACTCGAGATGTTCAGAGAA GTCCATGTGAATCTGAAAAGACAAATAAAGTGAGAGGAATGAACATTTGTAAGAAAGTTTTGCGACTGAAACCTGGAGAAAAGTTAAGAGTCACTTTCTACCAAAATCGAGTTGTTGGGCCGAATCACACCTCATTTTCTAGACACTTGGGTTTGCTAGTTCGTGATCGTAATATGTGCCCGCTGCGAGTACACTCATGGTTGGACATCGAAGAACATAAGCTTGAGCACATGTGGAAAGCTGTTACT GAAATATTTGACAATGATGACATGATTGATCATAAAAGTCATGTTCTGCAACATATGAGAAAACTTTGGAATAATTGGAGAGGATCATTGCACAACAAAATGAAATCGAAGTCGTTGCATGAGGTTCTAAAAGATGAGCCGGCAGGAGTAGAAAAGAGTGATTTGCAATGGTTGGTCAAGGAGCATTTCTTATCTGATAAATTTAAG GAAGAAACTACAAGAAACTCAGTCTATAGGTCTAAGGTAGTTATGCCTCATCATACGGGTAGCAAACCTTATAGGGAGATCAATTACGAAATG GGAGGCAAAGATGGTAATCCACCGAACATGGCAATTATTTTGTTTGAGACTCATAAGAAGGACGATGAGCTTGTCGAACCTGAAACCATCGAAAAATAT GCTGAAATCCAAGAGCTGGTACAATCTGAACTGTCTCTTACTAATATTGAGGTAGTGGAAAGGTGCTTTGGACCTCAATGCAAAAGTCATGCAGTTGGATTTGGGGGTGGGATAACCGCTAAGGAGTTGAAAGGTGGTACCACCTCAAAGGCTGCATTATTGGAAGAGCTTAAAACaactaaaaaagaaaaggaatcacTACAAATCCGCATGGATATTCTGGAGAGTAAATATGAACGGCTTGAACGTATGTTGGTTCGTCAGCCTTCATCACCTCCACTAG ATCAAGAACTTGAGGATTGA
- the LOC132613082 gene encoding uncharacterized protein LOC132613082, which translates to MAPNKQWMELINDRLASAYVDGVECFLDYAFTRLGETQLIRCPCIKCGNATSRTRVVVRSHLIVHGIIPGYTLWYHHGERSGEAQPDSEFIYDNDIEEGDGEAEIHGILRDLYCDGDNMNNSGDYFVEEEPNPEAKRFYKLLEDFELPLYESAKVSKLSTLVKLLHIKSIGHWSNESFMMLLKFLKEDLLLDGTNLPNSYYEAKKVIRDLGLSYKKIDACKNDCMLYWKDDNCLESCKVCGASRLKEDKHSGETKFKSGKKIPYKILRYFPLKPRLQRLFMCSKTSPLISWHHDKRVDEGIMRHPADSMVWKNFDELHPSFAAEPRNVRLGLASDGFQPFGMSRTLYNIWPVVLIPYNLPPWLCMKQENFILSMLIPGPESPGDAFDVYLQPLIEELNELWETGVETFDASTKKNFTLHASLLWTISDFPAYANLSGWSTKGKLACPCCNKGTVSRRLKNCKKQCYMGHRRFLPLYHKWRNDKASFDGTKETRLPPKMLSSGDILDQVADLDGLPLTKDPKKKNKISHESRGDNWNKKSILFDLPY; encoded by the coding sequence ATGGCACCAAATAAGCAATGGATGGAACTTATTAATGATCGACTTGCTAGTGCTTACGTAGATGGGGTGGAATGTTTTTTAGATTATGCTTTTACAAGATTGGGAGAAACACAATTGATACGTTGTCCCTGCATCAAATGTGGTAATGCGACTTCTAGAACACGTGTTGTGGTCAGGTCACATTTGATAGTACATGGGATAATACCGGGTTATACTCTTTGGTATCACCATGGGGAGAGGTCAGGTGAAGCACAACCAGATTCTGAATTTATATATGATAATGACATCGAAGAGGGTGATGGTGAGGCTGAAATACATGGGATTTTGAGAGATTTGTATTGTGATGGAGATAATATGAACAATAGTGGTGATTATTTTGTCGAGGAGGAACCAAATCCTGAAGCAAAACGATTTTATAAGCTACTGGAGGATTTTGAGCTACCTTTATATGAAAGTGCAAAAGTTTCTAAACTTTCTACTTTGGTTAAATTGCTTCACATTAAAAGTATTGGTCATTGGAGTAATGAGTCATTTATGATGTTATTAAAGTTTTTGAAAGAAGATTTATTGCTTGATGGAACAAACTTGCCGAATTCATATTACGAGGCAAAGAAGGTTATTCGAGATCTTGGTCTTTCTTATAAGAAGATTGATGCGTGTAAGAATGATTGCATGTTATATTGGAAGGATGATAATTGTCTTGAATCTTGCAAAGTTTGTGGGGCATCCAGATTGAAGGAGGATAAACATAGTGGGGAAACCAAATTTAAAAGTGGAAAAAAGATACCATACAAGATTTTACGTTATTTTCCTCTAAAGCCCAGACTTCAAAGATTATTTATGTGTTCAAAGACATCTCCTCTTATATCATGGCATCATGATAAAAGAGTTGATGAAGGGATTATGAGACACCCAGCTGATTCAATGGTATGGAaaaactttgatgagcttcaccCATCTTTTGCTGCTGAGCCTCGTAATGTAAGACTTGGGCTTGCTAGTGATGGATTTCAACCATTTGGAATGTCCAGAACTCTATACAACATTTGGCCCGTGGTACTTATTCCTTATAATTTACCACCTTGGCTTTGCATGAAGCAAGAGAATTTTATTTTGTCAATGCTTATACCTGGTCCTGAGAGTCCTGGGGATGCATTTGATGTCTATCTTCAACCTTTGATAGAGGAGTTGAATGAATTATGGGAAACTGGAGTGGAGACCTTTGATGCGTCAACTAAAAAGAATTTTACATTACATGCGTCTTTGTTATGGACCATCAGCGACTTTCCAGCATATGCAAATTTGTCTGGATGGAGTACAAAAGGAAAATTGGCTTGCCCATGTTGCAATAAAGGAACTGTTTCCAGAAGgctaaaaaattgtaaaaaacagTGTTACATGGGCCACAGACGCTTTCTTCCTCTTTATCACAAATGGAGGAATGATAAAGCGTCATTTGATGGCACTAAGGAGACGAGACTACCACCAAAAATGTTGTCCAGTGGTGATATACTTGATCAAGTTGCTGATTTAGATGGGTTACCACTAACAAAGGATccaaagaagaagaataagataTCACATGAAAGTAGGGGTGATAATTGGAATAAGAAGAGTATATTGTTTGATCTTCCTTATTGA